GATTTCAACAAGGATGTGGAGGAGGGGCAGAGGAATATTACTACGATGGCTGAGCTCTCTGGAAGGCAGCAAATCGAAATAGTCTCCGTGAACGGGTCAGGAATCATCATACTCGTGAACAAAGGAAGCGAAGTCGTTGACCTCGATTCCGTTTTCGTCTTCATAAACGGGACGATTGCGAACGACCTCGTGGAGAGTATGAACGTTGATGGATCTACACGTACAAAGCTTTGGGCACCTACTGAGTTCTTAGAGATAAGGATGAGATGCAGGCTCGAAAATGCAAAAATCATGGTCGTCGCTGGCTCATTCGCACGAGCCTACGCGGGGTGATGCATGTCCTCTGACCAGTCAATCTCTAGAGTGATATTCTTCGTCGCCGCGGTAGTCGCCGCGACGGCAATAGCAGGTGCGTTGATAGCTATCGCCAATTCGACGGCCCTGTCGATAAGACAGCAGGGGGATTTGGCAGCGGACAGGATGAACACAGGCATAAGGATCGTCAACGACCCACGCATAGTTCCAACGGGCAACGGGACAGTCACATTTTATGTACTGAACATCGGGAGCAAGGAGCTCGAGACGTCGAAACTGACGGCATTTGTAGACGGGTTATACGCTGAGCCAGTAGCAAAAGAGGTTGTCGCTGGAGCTCGGTGGATGCCTGGCAAGATCCTCGCTTTGACCGTGAGAGCAGAGCTCAATGGGGGCGATCACTGGGTAAAGGTGGTGCTGGATAATGGGAACTTTGATATGATGGAATTTCGGACTTGATTGCGCGTTGTTGAATGAAAACCTAGGGGGAGGAGGGTCTGGGACATGGAGTCGGGGAAGCTCAACGTTCCGTCCGGCGTTTTCGTGATATCGCTACCACGCGACGAACTCAACGACAGGCTGGGAGGTGGCATCCCCGCGGGCTCACTCATGCTGCTCGAGGGGCGAGAGGGGACAGGCAGGAGCGTCTTATGCCAGCGGCTGTGCTATGGGCTGCTCGAGAACGGAAGAACCGTCACTTTCGTGTCGACGGAAATGACCGTCAAGGAGTTCATAGACCAGATGCACTCGCTTGACTTCAAGATCGCCGATTACCTACTCCGCGGGGAGCTACGCTACTTTCCCGTCTACCCGCTCGTCGGCCGAACTAAGGCAAGGGGTGACTTCCTGGATAAATTTATGAGCTCTCCGGTCCTCTTCGACACGGATGCTCTTATAGTGGACTGCTTTTCTTCGCTTGTTTCTAACTCCAGCATGGGCCCGAGGGTGTTCGACTTTATTGCCTTCATGAAAAAAGTGGTGAGCACGGGAAAGGCCGTGGTGCTCACTGTCGACGAGGGGCATGAGGAGATCGAACCTATTCGGATGGCATCTGACATACTCATTTCGCTCAAGATGAGCACCTCGTCTGGTGGCATGCAACGGCAGATGCACGTCAAGCGCTTTGCAAGGGCACGCGGGAGGGTCCAGGACATCATATACTACCGCATCGAACACAAGACTGGACTGGTCATCGAGCTGACGGAGGTATCGGGTTAGATGGAGGGAGACATACAGAGGGAGGCAAGGAAAAACCCGCACCTGGCTAACTACATCCGGTTCCTCAGGAAGACTACATCCACTCTCCCCCGCTTCTTCGAGAAAATATCGATCAACGAGCTGCAGGAAATAAGGTCGAAGGCGGCCAAGGATCCAACGCAGGCGAACATAGTCTACCGCGTAGGCGAGGGTTACGTGCACATCGACGCGCTTAATAACCGCTACATCAGCATCGAAAAATCGCTTGGTAGCGGAGAAAGGGAGAAGTACAAGAGGGTCAAGGAACTCATACTCGACAAAGCCGCATCATTCCCGAGCCCGCAGTCTGAAAAGGATTTGGTCGACCTTCTGAAAAGGCTGTATGACACCCTGACATCTGTATCCGAGAGCGCAAAACCTCTTGGCTTGCTGAAGAGCGCGGGAAGGATCGTTTTGACACCACTCGAAAAGGAGAGCATATGGTACTTCCTGAGGAGAGACATCGCTGGCTACGGGCCGATCGAACCTCTGATCCTCGATCCCTACATCGAGGACATACACTCCGTTGGCACGGACCCGATTCATGTTGCTCATAAGGCTTTCCAGTACGCCCTCGAGACGAACATAAAGTTCACGGACGACGAGGAATTGAACAACTATCTCGTGTCCCTTAGTGAGCGTATAGGTAGGCCTGTGAGTCCCGCAAGGCCGATCATCGATGGCACCCTTCCGGACGGGTCTCGTATTAACATCATCTATTCGAGCGATATATCGACGAGGGGTTCGAGCTTTACCATAAGGAAGTTCAGTGCGGAGCCGATATCAGCGGTGCAGCTTGTCAAGTTTGGCACTTTTTCCGCCGAACTCGCGGCGTACCTTTGGCTCTGCCTTGAGCATAAAATGAACGTGATGGTCGCTGGCGAGACAGCTTCGGGCAAGACGACGACTATCAATGCGATCATCCCGTTCATCGACTACCGTGCGAAGATATATACGGCTGAAGATACACCAGAGATCAGGCCGCCGCACGCCTCATGGCAGAGGTGCGTCACGAGGGAAACCGGCCCCGAGGAATCGCGCGTGACGATGTTCGACCTCTTGAAAGCTGCGCTCAGGTCAAGGCCCGACTACATTATCATCGGTGAGATCCGAGGAGAAGAGGGGAGGATCGCTTACCAGGCCATGCAGACAGGCATACCAGTCATGGCGACCTTTCACGCCGCCTCCGCGACCAAGTTCATACAGAGGTTCACAGGCGATCCCATACGGGTGCCTATCACATTCATCGATAACCTCAACGTCCTGCTGCTGCAGTCTGCAGTCAACTTAAACGGCCGCATAGTGCGGAGGGTAACCGCGGTGGAGGAATTTATCACGTACAGCGCTGAGCACGGAGGTGTGCTGACGAGGAACGTGTTCAAATGGGATCCGAGGACGGACAGAATCGTCTTCAGGGGTATGAATAATTCGTACATTCTCGAGGAGAAGATCGCTTTTCAGAGGGGATATGTCGACAGGAAGGAAATCTACAGAGAGCTCATGAAGAGGGCAAAGATCATCGATTCGATGATAAACCACGGGATCATGAGCTACGGCGATGTCTGCGGCGTGTTGAGGCAGTATGCAGAGAGCGGCATGGCCGGTCTCCAGTTCGCGGTCTAAGGTGGTTCCATGAGCGGAGGAGAGAGGAAACCAAGCATCTTTTCGCAGATCGAGATGAGGTTTTCAACATACATCCTGATGGTATTCGCATCCCTTGTCGTCTTTGGGATCGTGCTGCCGACGCTAATCCTTGTGACTTTTGGCGAGATGCTCGCATCGATGGCATTGGCAGTCTATCTCGTCCCGATTATAGCCATTACCGCCGTTGCCGCTCTCCCACTGCTGCTCGTGGGGAGGAAAAGGAAGGAGATCGAGCACCTCATGCCCCTGTTTGTGACGCGCATGGCAGCGCTTTCGACTTCGGATATGCAGCCCGAAAAGCTCTTCCACATGCTCTCTACTTGTAGGGAGTATGGGCAGCTGGCGAAAGACTCAGGAAAGATATATAGGCTTGTCAAGGACTACCACATGCCCGTAGCGGAGGCGTGCAGGTTCATCGCAGCCCGTTCGGCAAGCCACCTTGAGGCCGACTTTTTCTCGAGGCTGTCGCACGCCATCGATGTGGGCGAAAGGCTGGAACGGTTCCTGAAAAACGAGCAGGACGTCATAATGGACGAATACACGCTCAAGTGCGAGGCCGCTATCAAGGACATGGATTTCCTGAAGGAGATATTCACATCCATCGTGATTTCCCTCGTCTTCATCGCCGTGTTCATATCGATCGTGCCGCTCCTCGCGCCTCAAAACATAAAGCTGCTCGTCATGTCGATCATAGCCATATTTGCCTCGGTTGAGCTGCTTTTCCTTCTCCTCATGTACATGAGGGTGCCGAAGGATACGATATGGTACCAGTGGTCGCTGAAGTGGAAGGAGGGGTTCATGACTGACGCAGACAGGATGCTCATCGCCTCCATAGTCATTGCAGTGGCCTGCGTCGTGTTTCTCGCTTTGTTCCTCTCTATCATACCAATACCCATACCCTTGTATATCTCCAGCATATTCCTTCCCTTATTAATCCCTGGGATGCTCATCATGAAGGAAGAGAGGAAGATCGAGAGGCGGGACAACATTTACGGCGCCTTCCTGCGAGCGCTCGGGAGGTCTGGCGATGTAACGGGACAGACGATGACAGAGAGCGTGAAGAAGCTCGCACTCCACAAGTTCGGCCCCCTGACGGAGTTCGTGAGAAACCTCGAGCGGAGACTCTCGATGAGGATAAGCACGATGGACTCGTGGCGCCACTTTGCCTCAGAAGCAAACAGCAACCTCATCAAGAAGTTCGGCGAGATGTACATCCACTCTACGATAAACGGCGCGAGACCCGAACCGACTAGCCTCTTCATAAGCAACAACATGTCAAGGATCCTCGCAGTAAGGAAGAAGAGGCTGATACTTGCCGGAAATTATGTTGGAATCCTATACGGCATCATGGTTGCCGTGTCGTTC
The DNA window shown above is from Methanomassiliicoccales archaeon and carries:
- a CDS encoding type II secretion system F family protein, which encodes MSGGERKPSIFSQIEMRFSTYILMVFASLVVFGIVLPTLILVTFGEMLASMALAVYLVPIIAITAVAALPLLLVGRKRKEIEHLMPLFVTRMAALSTSDMQPEKLFHMLSTCREYGQLAKDSGKIYRLVKDYHMPVAEACRFIAARSASHLEADFFSRLSHAIDVGERLERFLKNEQDVIMDEYTLKCEAAIKDMDFLKEIFTSIVISLVFIAVFISIVPLLAPQNIKLLVMSIIAIFASVELLFLLLMYMRVPKDTIWYQWSLKWKEGFMTDADRMLIASIVIAVACVVFLALFLSIIPIPIPLYISSIFLPLLIPGMLIMKEERKIERRDNIYGAFLRALGRSGDVTGQTMTESVKKLALHKFGPLTEFVRNLERRLSMRISTMDSWRHFASEANSNLIKKFGEMYIHSTINGARPEPTSLFISNNMSRILAVRKKRLILAGNYVGILYGIMVAVSFTLFSTVGILEYMGNMISSLIPPDADIMSFGILSAIYEAKFAVADLTMMVYAVIVVHAAVSSVILVILKGGHLAGAVVYFVSMVWIGVATSVVVDALITGMLVV
- a CDS encoding type II/IV secretion system ATPase subunit, giving the protein MEGDIQREARKNPHLANYIRFLRKTTSTLPRFFEKISINELQEIRSKAAKDPTQANIVYRVGEGYVHIDALNNRYISIEKSLGSGEREKYKRVKELILDKAASFPSPQSEKDLVDLLKRLYDTLTSVSESAKPLGLLKSAGRIVLTPLEKESIWYFLRRDIAGYGPIEPLILDPYIEDIHSVGTDPIHVAHKAFQYALETNIKFTDDEELNNYLVSLSERIGRPVSPARPIIDGTLPDGSRINIIYSSDISTRGSSFTIRKFSAEPISAVQLVKFGTFSAELAAYLWLCLEHKMNVMVAGETASGKTTTINAIIPFIDYRAKIYTAEDTPEIRPPHASWQRCVTRETGPEESRVTMFDLLKAALRSRPDYIIIGEIRGEEGRIAYQAMQTGIPVMATFHAASATKFIQRFTGDPIRVPITFIDNLNVLLLQSAVNLNGRIVRRVTAVEEFITYSAEHGGVLTRNVFKWDPRTDRIVFRGMNNSYILEEKIAFQRGYVDRKEIYRELMKRAKIIDSMINHGIMSYGDVCGVLRQYAESGMAGLQFAV
- a CDS encoding ATPase domain-containing protein: MESGKLNVPSGVFVISLPRDELNDRLGGGIPAGSLMLLEGREGTGRSVLCQRLCYGLLENGRTVTFVSTEMTVKEFIDQMHSLDFKIADYLLRGELRYFPVYPLVGRTKARGDFLDKFMSSPVLFDTDALIVDCFSSLVSNSSMGPRVFDFIAFMKKVVSTGKAVVLTVDEGHEEIEPIRMASDILISLKMSTSSGGMQRQMHVKRFARARGRVQDIIYYRIEHKTGLVIELTEVSG